The following coding sequences are from one Streptomyces sp. NBC_01294 window:
- a CDS encoding DUF5937 family protein, whose amino-acid sequence MSVTIDIAGLPTERITFAPSPLAELCMALHALSQPAHHPRLTSWTTATAASLDPCLADRLLEAEFMWRSSFSDIFMAFAGIPGGTGLPAATLAEELDVLDRLDDERFVTAALEHCWPALYDEGGHPSPLHDPAARAKALEAAAARGPRQLEFSVRLLDDTAGVRVWMRRLLEDCDEAFFAETWRRVGAGQSADARHKTEVLRRKGLPAALKEVSAALSVDEGRTTITADKMTQGSTRATDHRIGTGLVFVPTNFGWPHLLVLHAPGWRPVVHYPLGTPEPASAPGSVELLQLRMEALAHPMRMRLCRSLARAPYTTSELATAYGISAPEVSRHLAVLKKAGLMHTRRQGRYAQHQLDLTAVARIGSDFIEGILR is encoded by the coding sequence ATGAGCGTCACCATCGACATCGCCGGACTGCCCACCGAGCGGATCACCTTCGCACCGTCCCCGCTCGCCGAGCTCTGCATGGCCCTGCACGCGCTCTCCCAGCCCGCCCATCACCCCCGGCTCACCTCCTGGACCACCGCCACCGCCGCCTCGCTCGATCCGTGTCTCGCGGACCGCCTGCTGGAGGCCGAATTCATGTGGCGGAGCTCCTTCTCCGACATCTTCATGGCCTTCGCCGGGATCCCCGGCGGAACCGGGCTGCCCGCCGCGACGCTCGCCGAGGAGCTCGACGTCCTCGACCGCCTGGACGACGAGCGGTTCGTGACGGCCGCCCTGGAGCACTGCTGGCCGGCGCTCTACGACGAGGGCGGCCACCCCTCGCCGCTGCACGACCCGGCGGCCCGGGCCAAGGCGCTGGAGGCGGCCGCCGCCCGCGGCCCCCGCCAGCTGGAGTTCTCCGTACGGCTGCTGGACGACACCGCCGGCGTACGGGTGTGGATGCGCCGGCTCCTGGAGGACTGCGACGAGGCCTTCTTCGCCGAGACGTGGCGGCGCGTCGGGGCCGGGCAGAGCGCCGACGCCCGGCACAAGACCGAGGTGCTGCGCCGCAAGGGGCTGCCGGCGGCGCTGAAGGAGGTCTCGGCGGCGCTCAGCGTCGACGAGGGCCGCACCACCATCACCGCCGACAAGATGACCCAGGGGTCGACGCGCGCGACCGACCACCGAATAGGCACCGGTCTGGTCTTCGTGCCGACCAACTTCGGCTGGCCGCACCTGCTCGTGCTGCACGCCCCGGGCTGGCGGCCGGTGGTCCACTATCCGCTCGGCACCCCCGAACCGGCCTCCGCGCCGGGCTCGGTGGAGCTGCTCCAGCTGCGGATGGAGGCACTGGCGCACCCGATGCGGATGAGGCTGTGCCGGAGTCTGGCCCGGGCCCCGTACACGACGAGCGAACTGGCGACCGCGTACGGGATCAGCGCGCCGGAGGTGTCACGGCATCTGGCCGTCCTGAAAAAGGCCGGTCTGATGCATACGCGAAGGCAAGGCCGTTATGCCCAGCATCAGTTGGACCTGACCGCAGTCGCCCGCATCGGGTCGGACTTCATCGAGGGCATCCTCCGGTAG
- the nadC gene encoding carboxylating nicotinate-nucleotide diphosphorylase, producing MSTPELPLIDQNDGGCGDDCACGDGEESGLDPALAQLLADAGLDPIEVEDIAHMALSEDLDGGVDVTTVATVPEEAEAIADFVAREDGVVAGLRIAEAVFSVVCTEAFEVERHAEDGDTVEAGQLLLSVRSRTRDLLTAERSALNIMCRLSGIATATRRWADVLDGTKAKVRDTRKTTPGLRALEKYAVRCGGGVNHRMSLSDAALVKDNHVVAAGGVAQAFKAVREAFPEVPIEVEVDTLEQVGEVLEAGADLILLDNFTVEQTAQAVALVAGRAVLESSGRLTLDTARAYAETGVDYLAVGALTHSSPILDIGLDLREAV from the coding sequence GTGAGCACCCCCGAACTTCCCCTGATCGACCAGAACGACGGCGGCTGCGGCGACGACTGCGCCTGCGGCGACGGCGAGGAGAGCGGCCTCGACCCGGCGCTCGCCCAGCTGCTCGCGGACGCGGGTCTGGACCCCATCGAGGTCGAGGACATCGCCCACATGGCGCTCTCCGAGGACCTGGACGGCGGCGTGGACGTCACCACCGTCGCCACCGTGCCCGAGGAGGCCGAGGCGATCGCCGACTTCGTCGCCCGCGAGGACGGCGTCGTGGCCGGTCTGCGCATCGCCGAGGCCGTGTTCTCCGTGGTCTGCACGGAGGCCTTCGAGGTGGAGCGGCACGCGGAGGACGGCGACACCGTCGAGGCCGGGCAGCTGCTGCTGTCGGTGCGCTCGCGCACCCGCGACCTGCTCACGGCGGAGCGCAGCGCGCTGAACATCATGTGCCGGCTGTCCGGCATCGCGACCGCCACCCGCCGCTGGGCGGACGTGCTGGACGGCACGAAGGCCAAGGTCCGCGACACCCGCAAGACCACGCCGGGCCTGCGCGCGCTGGAGAAGTACGCGGTGCGCTGCGGCGGCGGCGTCAACCACCGGATGTCGCTCTCGGACGCCGCGCTGGTCAAGGACAACCACGTGGTGGCGGCGGGCGGTGTCGCGCAGGCCTTCAAGGCCGTGCGCGAGGCCTTCCCGGAGGTCCCGATCGAGGTCGAGGTCGACACCCTGGAGCAGGTCGGCGAGGTCCTGGAGGCGGGCGCCGACCTGATCCTGCTGGACAACTTCACGGTCGAGCAGACCGCGCAGGCCGTGGCCCTGGTGGCCGGCCGCGCGGTGCTGGAGTCCTCCGGCCGCCTCACCCTGGACACGGCGCGCGCGTACGCGGAGACCGGCGTGGACTACCTGGCGGTCGGCGCGCTGACCCACTCCTCGCCGATCCTGGACATCGGGCTCGATCTGCGCGAGGCGGTGTAA
- a CDS encoding type III pantothenate kinase, translating into MLLTIDVGNTHTVLGLFDGDEIVEHWRISTDPQRTADEMAVLMQGLMGMHPMLGSELGDGIHGIAICSAVPSVLHELREVTRRYYGDVPAVIVEPGTKTGVPILMDNPKEVGADRIVNAVAVVELYGGPAIVVDLGTATTFDAVSAKGEYVGGVISPGIEISMDALGVRGAQLRKIELARPRNVIGKSTVEAMQSGVVYGFTGQVDGVVARMAKELAGPNGDPDDIRVIATGGLAPMVLGESSVIDDHEPWLTLIGLRLVYERNAPNFA; encoded by the coding sequence GTGCTCCTCACCATCGACGTAGGCAACACCCACACGGTCCTGGGCCTGTTCGACGGTGACGAGATCGTCGAGCACTGGCGCATCTCGACCGACCCGCAGCGCACGGCCGACGAGATGGCCGTGCTGATGCAGGGGCTGATGGGCATGCACCCGATGCTCGGCAGCGAGCTGGGCGACGGGATCCACGGCATCGCGATCTGCTCGGCGGTGCCGTCGGTCCTCCACGAGCTGCGCGAGGTGACCCGCCGCTACTACGGCGACGTGCCCGCGGTGATCGTGGAACCGGGCACCAAGACGGGCGTGCCGATCCTCATGGACAACCCGAAGGAGGTCGGCGCGGACCGCATCGTGAACGCGGTCGCGGTGGTCGAGCTCTACGGGGGCCCGGCGATCGTGGTCGACCTCGGTACGGCGACCACCTTCGACGCGGTGTCCGCGAAGGGCGAGTACGTGGGCGGGGTGATCTCCCCGGGCATCGAGATCTCGATGGACGCACTCGGCGTACGGGGTGCGCAGCTGCGGAAGATCGAGCTGGCGCGGCCGCGGAACGTGATCGGGAAGTCCACGGTCGAGGCGATGCAGTCGGGTGTGGTCTACGGCTTCACGGGGCAGGTCGACGGGGTCGTGGCCCGTATGGCGAAGGAGCTGGCCGGGCCGAACGGCGACCCGGACGACATCCGGGTCATCGCCACCGGCGGGCTGGCCCCGATGGTGCTGGGCGAGTCCTCGGTGATCGACGACCACGAGCCGTGGCTGACCCTGATCGGTCTGCGACTGGTGTACGAGCGCAACGCGCCCAATTTCGCCTAG
- a CDS encoding L-aspartate oxidase → MSTPGRGPAGSDGGDTAAGTGIRLHAPAPGWSLDADVVVVGSGVAGLTTALRCAAAGRRTVVVTKARLDDGSTRWAQGGIAAALGDGDTPEQHLDDTLVAGAGLCDEEAVRLLVTEGPDAVRRLMAAGAVFDTSAETGEIELTREGGHHRRRIAHAGGDATGAEISRALVEAVQAAGIETVENALVLDLLQDAQGRTAGVTLHVMGEGQHDGVGAVHAPAVILATGGMGQVFSATTNPSVSTGDGVALALRAGAEVSDLEFVQFHPTVLFLGPEAEGQQPLVSEAVRGEGAYLVDGDGVRFMVGQHELAELAPRDIVAKGIMRRMQEQGAQHMYLDARHFGAQMWEQRFPTILAACRAHGIDPVTEPIPVAPAAHYASGGVRTDLHGRTTVRGLYACGEVACTGVHGANRLASNSLLEGLVFAERIADDIATQRYGGNGPVVPVPATGPLQPAEARHEIQRIMTDGAGVLRSAASLATAAEALEALYATALNELDAHGKTAEPGVDTWEATNLLCVARVLVAAAQRREETRGCHWREDHPDRDDADWRRHLVVRLSATEKRALVVIPTDSADFPSVHPLSTPSLEQ, encoded by the coding sequence GTGAGCACCCCAGGCAGAGGCCCCGCAGGAAGCGACGGCGGAGACACGGCCGCGGGCACCGGCATACGGCTGCACGCTCCGGCCCCCGGCTGGTCCCTCGACGCCGACGTCGTGGTCGTCGGTTCCGGCGTGGCGGGCCTGACCACCGCGCTGCGCTGCGCCGCCGCGGGCCGCCGTACCGTCGTGGTCACCAAGGCCCGGCTCGACGACGGCTCCACCCGCTGGGCCCAGGGCGGCATCGCCGCGGCCCTCGGCGACGGCGACACCCCGGAGCAGCACCTCGACGACACGCTGGTCGCGGGCGCGGGCCTGTGCGACGAGGAGGCCGTACGGCTGCTCGTCACCGAAGGCCCGGACGCGGTACGGCGGTTGATGGCCGCCGGCGCGGTCTTCGACACCTCCGCCGAGACCGGCGAGATAGAACTGACCCGCGAGGGCGGCCACCACCGCCGCCGGATCGCGCACGCGGGCGGCGACGCCACCGGTGCCGAGATCTCGCGGGCGCTCGTCGAGGCCGTCCAGGCCGCGGGCATCGAGACCGTCGAGAACGCGCTCGTACTGGACCTGCTCCAGGACGCGCAGGGCCGTACGGCCGGTGTCACGCTGCACGTCATGGGCGAGGGCCAGCACGACGGCGTCGGCGCCGTCCACGCGCCCGCCGTGATCCTCGCGACCGGCGGCATGGGCCAGGTCTTCTCCGCCACCACCAACCCGTCGGTGTCCACCGGCGACGGCGTGGCGCTCGCGCTGCGCGCCGGCGCGGAGGTCTCCGACCTCGAATTCGTGCAGTTCCACCCGACGGTGCTCTTCCTCGGCCCGGAGGCCGAGGGGCAGCAGCCGCTGGTGTCGGAGGCGGTCCGGGGCGAGGGCGCGTACCTCGTCGACGGGGACGGCGTCCGCTTCATGGTCGGCCAGCACGAGCTCGCCGAGCTGGCCCCGCGCGACATCGTCGCCAAGGGCATCATGCGCCGCATGCAGGAGCAGGGCGCGCAGCACATGTACCTGGACGCCCGGCACTTCGGCGCGCAGATGTGGGAGCAGCGGTTCCCGACCATCCTCGCCGCCTGCCGGGCCCACGGCATCGACCCGGTGACCGAGCCCATCCCGGTGGCGCCCGCCGCGCACTACGCGTCCGGCGGCGTACGGACCGACCTGCACGGGCGGACCACCGTCCGCGGCCTGTACGCCTGCGGCGAGGTCGCCTGCACCGGTGTGCACGGCGCGAACCGGCTCGCCTCCAACTCGCTGCTGGAGGGCCTGGTCTTCGCCGAGCGGATCGCCGACGACATCGCCACGCAGCGCTACGGCGGCAACGGCCCGGTCGTCCCGGTCCCCGCGACCGGCCCGCTGCAGCCCGCCGAGGCCCGGCACGAGATCCAGCGGATCATGACGGACGGCGCGGGCGTCCTGCGCTCCGCCGCATCGCTGGCCACCGCGGCCGAGGCCCTCGAAGCGCTGTACGCCACCGCCCTGAACGAGCTGGACGCGCACGGCAAGACCGCCGAGCCGGGCGTGGACACCTGGGAGGCCACGAACCTGCTGTGCGTGGCACGGGTCCTGGTCGCCGCCGCGCAGCGGCGCGAGGAGACCCGCGGCTGCCACTGGCGCGAGGACCACCCGGACCGGGACGATGCCGACTGGCGCCGCCATCTCGTCGTGCGGCTCTCGGCGACCGAGAAGCGGGCCCTGGTCGTCATCCCCACCGACTCCGCGGACTTCCCGTCCGTGCACCCCCTGAGCACCCCGAGCCTGGAGCAGTGA